GGAAATAATCTGGTGCCCAAAGCAGATTCCTGCAACCGGAATCGTGCCTGCAAAAGCCTTTACCGCATTAATTGCATCAATTGCCTTTTCCGGGTCTCCTGGACCGTTTGAGATAAAGAGCATGTCAGGCTCGTAGCCTGCAATTTCTTTTGGTTTTGTGGTTGCAGGGACCAGGGTAAGGTCAATTCCCCTTTTATGCAGGTTGTTTATGATGTTCCTCTTTATGCCGAGGTCAACCACAACTGCATGTTTGGGTTTGTCGCTTCCCTTCCAGGCGCCCTCCGCTCCGGGTATGAAGCGGGGTTCTTTGCAGGTTACGCGTGCAATAAGTTCCTCGTCCGTTACCTGCGGAAAATTCCTTGCCACATCAACGGCTTCTTCCCCGTCGTCACTGCCAGTGATCAGAGCCGCACGCATGGTCCCGCGCTCCCTTGCCCCAATCGTGAGCATACGGGTGTCCACGCCTTCGATTCCTGGTTTTCCTTCATCCTCTAAAAATCTGTGGATAGAACGGGTGGATTTGTAGTGATAGGGTTTTTTGCAGGCTTCCCTGACAACAAGCCCTTCAGCATGGATGTTGTCGGACTGGAACCTCTCTCCGCTGACACCGTAGTTCCCTATCAAAGGGTTAGTAAACATCAAAATCTGGCCCTTATAGGAAGGGTCAGTCAGAGCCTCCTCATATCCTGTGAATTGAGTGGTAAAAACAAGTTCGCCGCAAGCTGTGCCTTCGGCACCAAAACCGGTGCCCTTAATAACTGTTCCGTCTTCTAATCCTAGTACTGCTTTCATCATCTGAACCTGCGAGTAAATGTCATAAGACATGTATAAGTGTTGCGATGACTATCCTGATTCTCAGGGTTTTTGCTATTTTTTCAGTCTTTTAATATATAAATTTATCAATTAAATCATTCCTTCAGGCAGAGCTACTCTTCAAACTGTACAGAAAATGCTATCCCTATAAATCCGGCTCTCAGTTTAATACTGGTTTCAATACATAAACCCGGGTATTTATATGGGTAAAAATTTAAAACTTGAAGTACGGAACATTACCAAAGTATTTGGAAAGAATCACCAGGGAGTTGCAGGAGAAATCCTGATAGACGGACAAAATATCACACACGTGAGTGAGGAAGAGCTGCGAGCACTCGCAGGGTAAAGCTCGGGATGGTGTTCCAGAACTTTGCTCCTCTACCCACAGGACCGTACTCAACAACATGGCATACGGGCTTGAAATCCAGGAAATTCCCGAAGAAAAGCCAAATCTTTACGGCATCCTTACCCGCTTCCAGTGGACCCATGACAACATCCAGGCTGTCATGATGGACATTGAAAACGGCATGACCCCCCAAAGAGGCCACAGCAAAGTGGGTCGAAAACAACCCGGAAAAAGTCAACAATTGATTGCAAAATAAAGTCTTAATTGGTCCAGAAAAGCTGCCAGGAAATTAAGGCAATGAGAAAATGACTGATGTAGATCAGAGGAATTTTTATTTTCCCAAAGACAATCCAGGGATAATAGTTTACGAAGGTGGGATTCCATTCGGACAGGCTGACAACAGGGTTTACCACAAACCATGCGAAGTCCTCAATGATCAACCCGCTGAAATAAGCACTTACGAGTATCCCGAATAGCCTGGAGTCCCAGCCCACAATAGCAAGCGGGAGCATCAGAAGCAGAGGCCACATTATGAAGAAAAGGAAGAAATGATATGCTGTAAGGGATACATTTTTGCAGAAAGTTATCTTCCAGCCGAGTTTACCCCTGTTCCCGGCTTCCCTGCCCTCCACATACGCTTCCCAGAACGCATTTGCGATCATTGCAGCCCATATGACTGCAAAAACAAGATAAACGTTCACAAACAGAAATATTTAGTTCATTATATTTAATTCGTCCTCCCATAGAGAAAAATAAATTGTTGAGAAGAAAGGACCGCGATGCCCGAAAAACAAATTGAAAAAAGGTTTTCGGGAGTAACTGGAGAAGGTAATTATTTGTCATGGCGGTAAAACTGATTTATCATAAGTGTAGTAAAAGTAGTAGCCGGCAAAAATAAAGCAAAAGCACTAAGGGATCATTTTCATGGAAAAACCTAATTTCAGGACAGAACTACTCAAAACCCTCGAAGGCAAAACCCCTGCTCGGATACCTGCTGGCACTTTCACAACCGCACCCGTACTCGAGCTTATGGACTTGAGCGGGGCAGCAAGACCCGAAGCTGACAGCCAGCCTGAGAAAATGGCAGTACTGGCGTTTTCTCAGTACGTCAATGCTTCTTTTGAAACCCTCAGGTATCCTTTTGATATGGTAGTGCTCGCAGAAGCCCTTGGTTGTACTGTCGATCCAGGCACGAAGGTGAAACTCCCTGCTGTGCTTAGGGGTTCCATTGAAATCTCCCCCTCAGTCCCGGAACTGCCTGAAGACTTCCTTGAGAGGGGCAGGATACCCGCTGTCCTGCAAGCTACGGAAATCCTCCGGGAAAAAGCCGGCTCGCACCTCCCACTCATTGCAGGGATGGAAGGTCCTGCAGACCTTGCAGCCTCCCTTTGCGGAATCACCCGTTTCCTGAAATGGACAATCAAAAGACCGCATATCGTAAGCAGACTTATTGACCTCTGCACCGATGCCTGCATAATGTATGCCAGGGAGTGCCTGAAAAGAGGAGCCGATGTGGTCGTTTTTGCAGATGCCGTTTCTTCCCCTGATATGATTTCTCCCGATACGTTCAGGTCCCTTGTAAAACCAGGTCTTGAACGAGTCCCGAAAGCCCTTTCAGGCGGCAAAAGTGTACTTCACATCTGCGGGGCTGCTGATAGTATTATATATGACATTGCAGCATGCGAGTTTGACGGACTCAGCCTTGAAGAAGGAACAAAAGACCTGAAAACCGCCGCTAGGATTGCTCACGAATCAGGTGTTACGTTAATCGGCAATATCTCAACTTCTGAAACCCTCTTCAGAGGCAGGCCGGAAGATGTAAAAAAAGAAGCTTTCATTTGTCTGGAAAGTGGTATTGACGTTCTTGCCCCTGGCTGCGGGCTTGCGCCTGAAACTCCTCTTCGAAACCTGAAGGCTCTGGTGGAAGCAAGGAATGAGTTTTGCGGGAGAAAACAATGAATTCGGTTACTTGAATATCTTTTTTAGCCATCCTGATCAGTTATCCAGATCAGTTATCTAGACATATTTCAGTCTTCCGAACTTCTTTTGTTCTCGAACATTATAGTAACATTAGTATATTATAAAACAACATTTCTTTATCAGAATAGTTTTTCCAGATTTGAAGTAAACAACTTCAGAATAAGAGTTATGGCACTTTGTACTCTGAAAACGCAAGTTTTGATTATTCTTATTGGATATGGGGCAAAAAAATGGCAAAAATGACAAACGCACTCAAAGACCTTGACAGACTGGCAGGGGAAAGCTACAGCAAAGCCAGGATTTTTTTCCAGACAGGCAAATATGATGAGGCTCTTATCGCCTACGGAAAAGCTGAAGAAGCCTGGAAAAAAATAGCAGAGCTGCTTTTTGAAAAAGGGAAAGAAAAACGTGGAAAAGAGTTCCTTGAAAAGTCTCAGGAAGCCCGGTCCTGCACAGGAATGGCTCTATTTAAGCTTGGAAAATATACAGAAGCTCTGAAGATTGTTGATGCAGTTCTTGAGTTTAAGCCTGACAGTTCCACCGAATGGTCCAACAGAGGTTTTGTTCTCTCTGCTCTAGACAGGAATGAAGATGCTCTCGAAGCCTACGAAAAAGCTCTCTCCCTCGACCCCGAGTCCCCTAAAATCCTGACAAGCAAAGGAATAGTTTATTTCAGGATGGGGATTCCGGAAAAAGCCCTGGAAACTTTTGATAAAGCTCTTGCAGCCGAGCCAAAACAGGCTTCTGACTGGGCATGCAAACTCCCAAGGTTCAGCTTCTTTTCCCGAAACAAAGCTCCCGTCATGAAGCCTGATAACGCTGAAACCTGGTACTGGAAAGGCAACATTTTTCTGGAACTTGGGGAAAAAGAAAAGGCTCTTGAAGCCTATAAAACGGCTCTTGAAAGCGATCCTGAACATCTGGACTCTCTTCTTTTCGGCGGCGATCTTCTCTGTGAGTTTTCAGAATATAAAGAGGCTTTCAAATGCTATGTGCGGGCTCTTAACCTCAGCCCTGGAAACGAAGCTGCAAAGCAGGGAAAAGAGTTCTGTGAGACAAAAATTAACGAGCAGTAATGAGTAAATTGCTTTTTTGACAGATCTCCAAGACATTCTGAAACGGATATCCAGATTAAATTTTTCACATTTCTCTTCTGCACCTCTAGGGCTGGAACCGGGCACCAGTAGTGAAAGAAAGTAGCACATGATCAGTACACCCTCAAATGATGTCAACTACTATGGAAAAAATACACCCGGCTGAAAAATACTTTCTTTAATCTGCGAACTGTTTTTTAATCCAAAAATATTATAAAAGTCTCTGCCAGTTTGTCTGGGATCTATTCACAAAACAAGAACGAGAAAACCGAAGAAGTTCGAAAATTAGCAAAATAATCAAAGAGACATGAAAAAAAGTATTTTCATTGTATGTTTTTTCCTATATTGTTCGGATCTTATTCTTATTTTTAGCTTTTTTTCCCTTATTTTTTTCTTTTTTGTCTGCAGGGCCGCTCTCCTTCGTCCATCTATTTTATAGTTTTTTTAAGTTAGTCCTCTTGAGTGAAACGGAGCGTAGCGAAAAGGACCTCGGGCGAGGCGCAAATCGGGAAGTACGGTTTAACAGGCCAGGAAGTACCCTCGTATAATTGATATACCATCGTGACAATCCTTAAAGCTATGAATAGCAGCAAATCCGAAGATTCCGTTTTAGCTTCGCATTCTTCTGACCGGGCAGCTCGTGAAAACTGTGAAAAGCCACCTGCCAGGCAGCTAACTCCTACTTATGAATCAGCCGTTTTTTCAAGCCCTGCCCTTGACCAGTTCAGGGGACTTTTACCTGACTTCAATAACCGCTTATCTCCTGAGCGAGATCTGGGGCTTTCTTCTCTTTGGCCTTCCCGACTGAGCCCGGAATCCCTTCCGAGACTTGTTTCGGACTCTGATCTTGGACTTGCATCCGGTGCCCTTTCCAGCCCTCTTACAGGGCTCAAAACCGAAAAGCCTGAAATGCCTGCCGGAACCGGGCTTGAAATTAAGCCTGACCTTCCAGGAAGGATTCTTGCAGGAGATAAAATAGGCTCGCTCACACCTGGCGGTGATCTTTCTATTGGGCTTGTTAAGAGCAGGTTAATCAATCTCAGGCCAGCTGAGGATGAAACAAAGGAGAAATGAAGGGCAGGAAGTAAGAAAAACAGTTTTTTTAATTATTAACCAGAGCAGTTAACCGGACAGTGAAACTGCTCTTACTTATCTCTTTTCTTGAAACTTGCCAGGAGGGTTTTACTGCTCAACCCGGGTCTATGGACCGAATAAAAAAAGTAGTCATTTTTTATTGGTTACGGAAAATGGAAAAGTTATTAAAATTAACTAAACAAAACCTGCAATGAATCCGAAAGTATTTATTCTTTAGTTGAAGTATAAGATGACAATTATTAAATCTAAACAAGTTTACTTGAGTTATATTCGTAAGACCAAAATCTCACTGCTGATTTTGGCAAAATTGTTGCTTAAAACCGCCACTTACACTTGAATTATATAAAAACTCCTGTTCAAGCAGAAGGTATGGTAAAAATGGAGAAGAAAAGCCTCTTGATCCTGGGAACCGCCTCTCATGTTGGGAAAAGTTCAGTCGTGACTGCCATATGCAGGATCCTGTCCAGAAGCTACAGGGTTGCTCCTTTTAAGGCCCAGAACATGAGCCTGAACTCATGGATCACAAAGGACGGAAAGGAAATAGGAATTGCACAGGCAATCCAGGCAAAAGCCGCAGGTACAGAACCTACTGCAGATATGAATCCTGTCCTCCTGAAGCCAAAAGGGGATTGTGTTTCCCAGGTAATCCTGCTGGGTGAACCCTATGCTGACAAGAGCGCAGGCCAGTATTACGATTCCATTGAAGAGATGCATGCAGTCCTTAAAGGAGCTCTGGAAAGGCTCTGGAAAGAACACGACATTATCGTTATGGAAGGAGCCGGAGGGGCTGCAGAGATCAACCTCTATGAAAGGGATATTGTAAATGTAGGTACTGCCAGACTCACTCAGGCCCCGATAATTCTTGTAGGCGATATTGAAAGGGGAGGCGTGTTTGCAAGCCTTTACGGCACGGTTGCCCTTCTGCCTGAAGATGTGAGAAAAAACGTCAAAGGATTCATAATCAACAAGTTCAGGGGTGACATCGAAATCCTGAGACCTGGACTCAAGCAGCTTGAAGAAAAAACCGGGATACCTGTACTTGGAGTCCTTCCTCATTTCAAGCTCCGCATTCCCTCAGAGGACTCGGTATCACTCGGGGATAAAGAAGGAGAGGGCTCAAAAGCGGAAAAAGAAATCGAAATTGCAGTAATCCGCCTTCCCAGAATCTCAAACTTCACGGATTTCGAACCCCTTGAGGGACTCGTGAAAGTCCGGTACGTAGACATTGACGAGGATCTCGGAAGCCCTGATGCGATCATGATTCCCGGCACGAAGAACACGGTAAATGACCTTCTCGACCTCAGGGCAAGCAGGATGGATAAAAAAATCCAGGCATTCAAAGGAAAAATCCCTATCTTCGGGATCTGCGGCGGCTATCAGATGCTTGGCAGGACTATTTTTGACTCCGGAGTGGAGAATGGAGTCGAAGCTGAGTTTGAGGGTCTCGGGCTTCTGGATATAGGGACAAGGTTCGGAGATTATAAAAAGAGGACGGTTCAGGTAACAAAGAAAGTTAAAGGACACGGTCCTATCCTGAAACCCATAGACGGTGAAGAGATAAAAGGTTATGAGATCCACATGGGAGTTACTGATTCAAACCGCACCGTTTTCGGAGACGATGGAGCCATTGATGAGAACGGCCTCGTAATTGGCACGTACCT
The genomic region above belongs to Methanosarcina horonobensis HB-1 = JCM 15518 and contains:
- the carA gene encoding glutamine-hydrolyzing carbamoyl-phosphate synthase small subunit; translation: MKAVLGLEDGTVIKGTGFGAEGTACGELVFTTQFTGYEEALTDPSYKGQILMFTNPLIGNYGVSGERFQSDNIHAEGLVVREACKKPYHYKSTRSIHRFLEDEGKPGIEGVDTRMLTIGARERGTMRAALITGSDDGEEAVDVARNFPQVTDEELIARVTCKEPRFIPGAEGAWKGSDKPKHAVVVDLGIKRNIINNLHKRGIDLTLVPATTKPKEIAGYEPDMLFISNGPGDPEKAIDAINAVKAFAGTIPVAGICFGHQIISLAMGARTYKLKFGHRGGNQPVKDLIENRIFISSQNHGYAVDADSLEGTGLYVKYLNANDRTVEGVSHKDLDIFSVQFHPEAQAGPLDTEETFFGKVVKVLGGDL
- the mtaA gene encoding methylcobamide:CoM methyltransferase MtaA, with protein sequence MEKPNFRTELLKTLEGKTPARIPAGTFTTAPVLELMDLSGAARPEADSQPEKMAVLAFSQYVNASFETLRYPFDMVVLAEALGCTVDPGTKVKLPAVLRGSIEISPSVPELPEDFLERGRIPAVLQATEILREKAGSHLPLIAGMEGPADLAASLCGITRFLKWTIKRPHIVSRLIDLCTDACIMYARECLKRGADVVVFADAVSSPDMISPDTFRSLVKPGLERVPKALSGGKSVLHICGAADSIIYDIAACEFDGLSLEEGTKDLKTAARIAHESGVTLIGNISTSETLFRGRPEDVKKEAFICLESGIDVLAPGCGLAPETPLRNLKALVEARNEFCGRKQ
- a CDS encoding tetratricopeptide repeat protein, whose protein sequence is MAKMTNALKDLDRLAGESYSKARIFFQTGKYDEALIAYGKAEEAWKKIAELLFEKGKEKRGKEFLEKSQEARSCTGMALFKLGKYTEALKIVDAVLEFKPDSSTEWSNRGFVLSALDRNEDALEAYEKALSLDPESPKILTSKGIVYFRMGIPEKALETFDKALAAEPKQASDWACKLPRFSFFSRNKAPVMKPDNAETWYWKGNIFLELGEKEKALEAYKTALESDPEHLDSLLFGGDLLCEFSEYKEAFKCYVRALNLSPGNEAAKQGKEFCETKINEQ
- a CDS encoding cobyric acid synthase, producing MEKKSLLILGTASHVGKSSVVTAICRILSRSYRVAPFKAQNMSLNSWITKDGKEIGIAQAIQAKAAGTEPTADMNPVLLKPKGDCVSQVILLGEPYADKSAGQYYDSIEEMHAVLKGALERLWKEHDIIVMEGAGGAAEINLYERDIVNVGTARLTQAPIILVGDIERGGVFASLYGTVALLPEDVRKNVKGFIINKFRGDIEILRPGLKQLEEKTGIPVLGVLPHFKLRIPSEDSVSLGDKEGEGSKAEKEIEIAVIRLPRISNFTDFEPLEGLVKVRYVDIDEDLGSPDAIMIPGTKNTVNDLLDLRASRMDKKIQAFKGKIPIFGICGGYQMLGRTIFDSGVENGVEAEFEGLGLLDIGTRFGDYKKRTVQVTKKVKGHGPILKPIDGEEIKGYEIHMGVTDSNRTVFGDDGAIDENGLVIGTYLHGLFDNRNVRNALVQYLYEKKGLEYMPEEIISENDAYEELANVVEQNIDIEKLYEIAGV